The Numida meleagris isolate 19003 breed g44 Domestic line chromosome 20, NumMel1.0, whole genome shotgun sequence genome has a window encoding:
- the MMP23B gene encoding matrix metalloproteinase-23 isoform X5: MCQEDTTSPGLREVSASALHSPAFPPRPPARRKRYTITPGHLKWDHFNLTYKILSFPRNLINARDTRKGLAAAFRMWSEVSPFSFREVPRHVPSDLKIGFYSINHTDCLESLIHHCFDGTTGELAHAFFPPNGEIHFDDHEYWILGNTRFSWKKGVWLTDLVHVAAHEIGHALGLMHSQNPNALMHINATLTGKKTISQDEVWGIHRLYGCKDRLFMCPLWARKGFCEKREKLMKKHCPFTCDFCYEFPFPTVPPTLPPPRTKTKTVSEGRNVTFRCGQKIIHKKGKVYWYKDKELLEYSYPGYLSLNEDHMSIIANAINEGTYTCIVKKKERILTTYSWRIRLRH, translated from the exons gaagaTACCACATCACCTGGGCTTCGTGAAGTGagtgcctctgctctgcacagcccagccTTCCCACCTCGGCCTCCAGCACGGAGAAAGCGATACACGATCACGCCTGGCCACCTGAAATGGGACCACTTCAACCTGACCTACAA AATCCTGTCCTTCCCAAGAAACCTCATCAACGCCAGGGACACGCGCAAGGGACTAGCAGCTGCATTCCGAATGTGGAGTGAAGTTTCACCATTCAGCTTCAGAGAAGTGCCACGCCACGTACCTAGTGACCTGAAAATAG GCTTCTACTCTATCAATCACACAGACTGTCTGGAGTCTCTCATTCACCACTGCTTTGATGGAACAACGGGGGAACTTGCCCATGCCTTCTTCCCACCCAACGGGGAAATCCATTTTGATGACCATGAAtactggatattaggaaataccCGGTTCAGCTGGAAAAAAG gtGTTTGGCTTACAGATCTGGTACACGTAGCAGCTCACGAAATAGGACATGCCTTAGGACTCATGCACTCCCAAAACCCAAATGCTCTCATGCACATCAATGCTACTTTGACTGGGAAAAAGACCATCTCTCAAGATGAAGTCTGGGGAATTCACAGACTTTACG GATGCAAAGACAGATTGTTTATGTGCCCACTGTGGGCGCGAAAAGGTTTCTGCGAGAAACGCGAGAAGTTGATGAAAAAGCACTGTCCATTCACCTGTGACTTCTGCTATG AATTCCCGTTTCCAACAGTTCCTCCTACTCTGCCACCACCAAGGACAAAAACCAAGACTGTTTCTGAAGGCAGGAATGTCACCTTCCGCTGTGGCCAGAAGATCATCCATAAGAAAGGCAAAGTTTA CTGGTATAAAGATAAGGAGCTTCTGGAATACTCATATCCAGGTTACTTATCCTTAAATGAGGATCACATGAGCATCATTGCAAATGCAATTAATGAAGGAACTTACACTTGtatagtaaagaaaaaagaaagaatcttgACCACTTATTCCTGGAGGATCAGACTGAGACATTAA
- the MMP23B gene encoding matrix metalloproteinase-23 isoform X4, with protein MHIPRGGFAGYCRRSSWSCSSGKSDTTSPGLREVSASALHSPAFPPRPPARRKRYTITPGHLKWDHFNLTYKILSFPRNLINARDTRKGLAAAFRMWSEVSPFSFREVPRHVPSDLKIGFYSINHTDCLESLIHHCFDGTTGELAHAFFPPNGEIHFDDHEYWILGNTRFSWKKGVWLTDLVHVAAHEIGHALGLMHSQNPNALMHINATLTGKKTISQDEVWGIHRLYGCKDRLFMCPLWARKGFCEKREKLMKKHCPFTCDFCYEFPFPTVPPTLPPPRTKTKTVSEGRNVTFRCGQKIIHKKGKVYWYKDKELLEYSYPGYLSLNEDHMSIIANAINEGTYTCIVKKKERILTTYSWRIRLRH; from the exons aTACCACATCACCTGGGCTTCGTGAAGTGagtgcctctgctctgcacagcccagccTTCCCACCTCGGCCTCCAGCACGGAGAAAGCGATACACGATCACGCCTGGCCACCTGAAATGGGACCACTTCAACCTGACCTACAA AATCCTGTCCTTCCCAAGAAACCTCATCAACGCCAGGGACACGCGCAAGGGACTAGCAGCTGCATTCCGAATGTGGAGTGAAGTTTCACCATTCAGCTTCAGAGAAGTGCCACGCCACGTACCTAGTGACCTGAAAATAG GCTTCTACTCTATCAATCACACAGACTGTCTGGAGTCTCTCATTCACCACTGCTTTGATGGAACAACGGGGGAACTTGCCCATGCCTTCTTCCCACCCAACGGGGAAATCCATTTTGATGACCATGAAtactggatattaggaaataccCGGTTCAGCTGGAAAAAAG gtGTTTGGCTTACAGATCTGGTACACGTAGCAGCTCACGAAATAGGACATGCCTTAGGACTCATGCACTCCCAAAACCCAAATGCTCTCATGCACATCAATGCTACTTTGACTGGGAAAAAGACCATCTCTCAAGATGAAGTCTGGGGAATTCACAGACTTTACG GATGCAAAGACAGATTGTTTATGTGCCCACTGTGGGCGCGAAAAGGTTTCTGCGAGAAACGCGAGAAGTTGATGAAAAAGCACTGTCCATTCACCTGTGACTTCTGCTATG AATTCCCGTTTCCAACAGTTCCTCCTACTCTGCCACCACCAAGGACAAAAACCAAGACTGTTTCTGAAGGCAGGAATGTCACCTTCCGCTGTGGCCAGAAGATCATCCATAAGAAAGGCAAAGTTTA CTGGTATAAAGATAAGGAGCTTCTGGAATACTCATATCCAGGTTACTTATCCTTAAATGAGGATCACATGAGCATCATTGCAAATGCAATTAATGAAGGAACTTACACTTGtatagtaaagaaaaaagaaagaatcttgACCACTTATTCCTGGAGGATCAGACTGAGACATTAA